The genomic stretch aaacatcaagaagatactaaggaagatggtagaaaatcacaaacgaTTGCACGAGAAGTTGCCTTTTGCCCTATTGGGGTGCTGCACAATTGTCTGCACATCAACTGGGGTAACTCCCTATTTactagtttatggtaccgaagctgtcattctagctgaggtagagattcctctttaagaatcatacaggaagccgaactcagcgatgcagaatggaaaAAGAGCCGCTATGAGCAACTGGCCCTTATaaacggaaagagaatgaacgcagtatgtcatggtcaactttatcaaaaaagaatgtctagagctttcaacaaaagggtcaaccaagacaattcacaccgggatAGTTGTGCTGAAGAAGATTTTCCCATATCAAGATGaatccaaagggaaattctctcagcactcatacttgcaaaaatggatgaggaagtttggccaaaaccaatcaattgagacgtagtcaagagatactatgtttagattgtttacattcctTCATATGATTTAACTAAACTACGCTTGACccgattcccatttaagaggggatacgtaggaagctctatgggttcggtcatatcttaataaaattttcatgtCCCCCAGCaccaaaaactggggcagaattttgaggaggaacctcaaaattctggagcaagtccagccaatgccatCATACGCCAGACAGTCacaaattggttaagaaactagagcagaattttgagaaggattctcaaaattccgtaaAGGGATTCTCAAATCCTAGAGAAGGTTCAACAAGTTTCATCGCACCATCGgtcctagtcccgccagaacctgggagacctctgctactctatctatctatataagATAGAGctttcagatgtgttttgggacaacatgatgagacgggAATAAAGCAGAAatccatatactacttgagtaagaaattcacaccttatgaagcacgatgcTCTTTGCTGGAACACACTTGCTGTGCTTTAACCtggacagctcagaaattgaggcattacttctatgcctataccacgtacctcatatccaggatggaccctctgaagtacatcttttagaagcccatgccaattgggaagttagccaagtggtagATACTGTTATGTGAGTtcaatatcgtctatgtaactcagaaggcggtcaaatGACAAGCATAAGtggaccatcttgctgaaaatcctgtgggaggagaagacgaacccttgaaaacttattttcctaataaagaagtatcattcgtagcaGAGGACATTGCTGAGCttacgacggttggagaatgttcttcgatggagctgcaaacttcaaaagAGTAGGCAtcagagcagttttggtatcagaaataggtcaacattacCCTGTATCTGTGAAgcttaggtttccatgcaccaacaacatggcagaatacaaagcttgcatcatggggcttAATCTGGCCATCGATTTGAATATACAAGAGCTATTGGTAATCGGTGATTTGGATCTTCTAGTACAtgaggttcaaggagaatgggctacgaagaacaccaagatactgCCATACTTTTATCATGTGCAGGAGTTAATGAAGAGATTCATAAAGATAGAATTAAAACATGTGcccaaaattcaaaatgaggTCACAGACGCACTGGCCACCttatcatcaatgatacaacatatagacaagaatttcatcgatcccatcaTGGCGAAAATCCATAACCAGCCgacttactgtgctcatgttgaagaagaaacagatggaaaaccttggtttcacgacatcaaagaatatttggcgagaggagaatatccagagcaggcaaaccatactcagaaacgcactcTGCGGAGGCTATCCATTCACTTCTTCCAAAGAGAAGGGACCCTATATAGAAGAACTCCTAATCTGGGGatgttaaggtgtgttgacgcaaaagaagcttccagattgctcgaggagatacatgctggaacttgtggaccacatatgaatggtattattctagccaagaaaatactcagagttggatacttttggatgaccatagaAACAGATTACATCCGATACGTACAGAAATGCCACCAGTGCtaggtacatgcagacatgataaatgtaccaccaaacgagctcaatgcaata from Nicotiana sylvestris chromosome 12, ASM39365v2, whole genome shotgun sequence encodes the following:
- the LOC138883910 gene encoding uncharacterized protein; protein product: MFFDGAANFKRVGIRAVLVSEIGQHYPVSVKLRFPCTNNMAEYKACIMGLNLAIDLNIQELLVIGDLDLLVHEVQGEWATKNTKILPYFYHVQELMKRFIKIELKHVPKIQNEVTDALATLSSMIQHIDKNFIDPIMAKIHNQPTYCAHVEEETDGKPWFHDIKEYLARGEYPEQANHTQKRTLRRLSIHFFQREGTLYRRTPNLGMLRCVDAKEASRLLEEIHAGTCGPHMNGIILAKKILRVGYFWMTIETDYIRYVQKCHQC